Proteins encoded within one genomic window of Corynebacterium aurimucosum:
- a CDS encoding universal stress protein, with protein sequence MNNGETMLIAYDGSDRADRALEYAARLLRPTDVEILTAWEPSARQAARAVSRTGLHQSTVSPESVEDDPAYEEALAICRQGIAKAETLGLRGHAHLVESVTTIQSAIVDAAQELDIDVIVTGTRALTGFRSLWTNSTAEYIVRNAGLPVFIVPPENDDEDDAEESDS encoded by the coding sequence ATGAATAACGGAGAGACCATGCTCATTGCCTATGACGGCTCCGACCGCGCCGACCGCGCCCTCGAGTACGCCGCGCGGCTGCTGCGCCCCACCGACGTCGAAATCCTCACCGCGTGGGAGCCGTCCGCACGCCAGGCCGCCCGCGCCGTCAGCCGCACCGGGCTGCACCAGTCCACGGTCTCGCCGGAGAGCGTGGAAGATGATCCGGCCTACGAGGAGGCCCTCGCCATCTGCCGCCAGGGAATCGCCAAGGCGGAGACCTTGGGGCTGCGGGGCCATGCCCACCTGGTGGAATCCGTGACGACGATTCAGAGCGCGATTGTCGACGCCGCCCAAGAACTCGACATCGACGTCATCGTCACCGGCACCCGCGCGCTCACCGGCTTCCGCTCCTTGTGGACTAATTCCACGGCGGAGTACATCGTGCGCAATGCGGGCCTGCCGGTCTTCATCGTGCCACCGGAGAACGATGATGAGGACGACGCGGAAGAAAGCGACTCCTAA
- a CDS encoding class I SAM-dependent methyltransferase has product MKRTRALATLRRSWRLLRSFRFEQTAPAIFYGGLAEDTAALVDALSRDHSLSLTGARVLDVGGGPGYFASAFAQRGASYVGLEPDVGEIAAAGISVAQAVRGDGTCLPFADNTFDITYSSNVAEHIPHPWAMGEEMLRVTKPGGLVVLSYTVWLGPFGGHETGLWEHYVGGEFARDRYIRRHGHPPKNVFGTSLFALSAREGLDWARGVTSQGSQLLAAFPRYHPAWAWWVTKVPVLREFLTSNLVLVLRA; this is encoded by the coding sequence ATGAAACGCACCCGCGCCTTGGCCACCCTGCGCCGCTCCTGGCGGCTGCTGCGCTCCTTCCGCTTCGAGCAGACAGCACCCGCGATCTTTTATGGCGGTCTGGCTGAGGACACCGCCGCGCTTGTCGACGCCCTCTCCCGCGATCATTCTTTGTCCCTCACCGGCGCGCGCGTGCTCGACGTCGGGGGCGGCCCCGGTTATTTCGCTTCCGCCTTTGCCCAGCGCGGTGCCAGTTATGTGGGGCTGGAGCCGGACGTGGGTGAGATAGCCGCCGCCGGCATCTCAGTGGCCCAAGCAGTGCGCGGCGATGGCACGTGCCTGCCTTTTGCGGATAACACTTTCGACATCACGTATTCCTCCAACGTGGCCGAGCACATCCCGCACCCGTGGGCCATGGGCGAGGAGATGCTGCGCGTGACCAAACCCGGCGGTCTGGTGGTCTTGAGCTACACGGTGTGGCTGGGACCTTTCGGCGGGCACGAGACCGGCCTGTGGGAGCACTACGTGGGCGGCGAGTTCGCCCGCGACCGCTATATCCGCCGCCACGGCCACCCGCCGAAGAACGTCTTCGGCACCTCGCTCTTCGCGCTTTCCGCACGCGAAGGTCTGGACTGGGCGCGGGGCGTGACGTCGCAAGGCTCGCAGCTCCTCGCAGCCTTTCCGCGCTACCACCCTGCCTGGGCCTGGTGGGTGACCAAGGTGCCGGTGCTTCGCGAGTTCCTCACCTCCAACCTGGTCCTCGTCCTACGCGCTTAA
- a CDS encoding alpha-(1->3)-arabinofuranosyltransferase domain-containing protein, with product MRARIGGLFFLALVVLVQPWGLTAADTKHDLAANPARFLAGALHAYTDTFTLGQLQNQAYGYLFPQGLFFLLADPLPDWIAQRAWWFLVLAVGFLGFFRLARTVLPAAPSFAALMGSLLYALSPRTLTTLGAISSETWPVMLAPWVLLPFLRQGRLGWRDAAPSVVAVACMGAVNATATLAACLPAGVILLWRRAGKTGLVWLAGCAAVSAWWITPLLILGRYAPPFTEFIESAGVTTRWLNLAEILRGTTSWAPFVDTERVAGNELATEPVFVLVTVAVAALGLMGLARLPRLWPAMLLVGVAILGTHAAWYLDALDGPLAALRNVHKFDPLVRIPLVLGVAAIAARVRLPRTLAPGRREAAGLLVCLVVVGATAPAWASRLLPKGAYEEVPAYWHEATDFLNSLDTRVLIYPPASFARQDWGWTRDEPAQPLLDVPWAVRDAVPLIPPEAIRGMDGAMAQIERDPATAPVVLQRLGIGAVAVRHDLISGSSAHIPGEVHTFGEVDVVVFDRDLSMNVTPADPPRVAGGGESLALLEGPHELVSANADIVTDTPTLRDRNYGTLSGPVSAPLASSDPSTVHNRLRDYPSAGPLTQVVEHDGRVTASSSAADASAFGGANPARSLTAAVDDENSSAWWPAPGDSGWLELHSTSPWSSPTLRLMTTGTTEVTIHNGDSKVMVTMEAYRARDIRVPGAQASNIRIEPQRRTGIAEASIVDQPTPRRLVTVPDTSPEAEQFLFQQDNEHILIRSFTAPRDMTVRVSGEKTVLVDGHAFPPGSTLDLTAGQHLLRTTGDWAALTDTASSLPDPLPASSHASSADSAASSNQEAVAADPSNSGYTPLASGEPIEPADHDRLLITGRAFNEGLRGELRSPNTAAVSTPGSAPNSAPATSSEPLALEPRSIDADTQAFLVPAGASGTFHMSFAADRAYRVGLGLGGALAALTTALCLLVMARGPRSQATAPSATYAAHDSAATGPVADAALPASSTDSQTAFPAHVAHSSLSARVLLALLIAATMALVAGLPGVAAAAAAWAITRWTTLRPDYLAGALTLAAGAMLARAPWPAEGYAGDSLLVQLLCVAALTCACLPPRRTP from the coding sequence GTGCGCGCACGCATCGGGGGGCTTTTCTTTTTAGCCCTCGTGGTTCTGGTGCAGCCGTGGGGGCTGACCGCCGCTGATACCAAGCACGATCTGGCGGCCAACCCGGCGCGTTTCCTGGCCGGCGCACTGCATGCTTATACCGACACCTTCACGCTGGGACAGCTGCAAAACCAGGCCTATGGCTACCTCTTCCCCCAGGGCTTGTTTTTCCTGCTGGCGGATCCACTTCCGGATTGGATAGCGCAGCGTGCCTGGTGGTTCCTGGTCCTGGCGGTGGGCTTTCTGGGCTTCTTCCGCTTAGCCCGCACGGTGCTTCCCGCTGCCCCTAGCTTTGCCGCGCTGATGGGCAGTCTGCTCTATGCGCTCTCCCCGCGCACGCTGACTACGCTGGGCGCGATTTCCTCGGAGACCTGGCCGGTCATGCTCGCCCCCTGGGTGCTGCTTCCCTTCCTGCGACAGGGCCGGTTGGGCTGGCGGGACGCCGCGCCCTCGGTGGTGGCGGTGGCCTGCATGGGCGCGGTCAACGCCACGGCCACGCTAGCGGCCTGCCTGCCGGCGGGTGTGATTCTGCTGTGGCGGCGCGCGGGCAAGACCGGCCTGGTGTGGTTAGCCGGATGCGCTGCGGTGTCCGCGTGGTGGATTACCCCGCTGCTCATCCTGGGCCGCTATGCCCCGCCCTTTACGGAATTCATCGAATCTGCTGGCGTGACCACGCGCTGGCTCAACCTGGCGGAAATCCTGCGCGGCACCACCAGTTGGGCGCCGTTCGTGGATACCGAACGCGTCGCTGGCAATGAGTTGGCCACCGAGCCGGTCTTCGTGCTTGTCACCGTGGCCGTGGCCGCCCTGGGTCTTATGGGCCTGGCCCGCCTGCCGCGCCTGTGGCCTGCGATGTTGCTCGTGGGCGTGGCCATATTAGGCACGCATGCCGCGTGGTACCTCGACGCGCTCGATGGCCCGCTGGCCGCGCTGCGCAACGTGCATAAATTCGACCCGCTGGTGCGCATCCCACTGGTACTCGGCGTGGCCGCGATTGCTGCCCGGGTGAGGTTGCCGCGGACGTTGGCCCCGGGGCGTCGTGAAGCAGCGGGCCTTCTGGTGTGCCTCGTGGTGGTAGGCGCGACCGCCCCCGCCTGGGCGAGCCGTCTGCTACCGAAGGGCGCCTACGAGGAGGTCCCTGCCTACTGGCACGAGGCCACCGATTTCTTGAACTCGCTGGATACCCGCGTGCTCATCTACCCGCCGGCGTCCTTTGCGCGGCAGGACTGGGGGTGGACGCGCGATGAGCCGGCACAGCCGCTTCTCGACGTCCCCTGGGCCGTCCGCGACGCCGTTCCCCTCATCCCGCCCGAGGCCATCCGTGGCATGGACGGTGCCATGGCGCAGATTGAGCGCGATCCCGCTACAGCACCTGTGGTTTTGCAGCGCCTGGGTATCGGGGCCGTCGCGGTGCGCCACGACCTGATTTCCGGTTCTTCGGCCCATATTCCAGGCGAGGTCCACACCTTCGGGGAGGTCGATGTCGTCGTCTTCGACCGCGACCTCTCCATGAACGTGACACCTGCGGATCCGCCGCGTGTGGCGGGCGGTGGGGAATCGCTCGCGCTCCTGGAAGGCCCCCACGAGCTCGTCTCCGCCAACGCCGATATCGTCACCGATACGCCCACCTTGCGTGACCGCAACTACGGCACGCTTTCCGGCCCAGTGTCCGCGCCGCTGGCCTCGAGCGACCCATCGACGGTGCACAATCGCCTGCGCGACTACCCCTCTGCCGGCCCGCTGACCCAAGTGGTGGAACACGATGGCCGCGTCACCGCGTCATCGTCTGCCGCAGATGCCTCCGCCTTCGGCGGCGCGAACCCGGCGCGCTCTCTCACGGCGGCCGTCGACGACGAAAACTCCTCCGCCTGGTGGCCAGCGCCTGGTGATTCTGGCTGGTTGGAGCTGCATTCTACGTCTCCGTGGTCCTCGCCGACGCTGCGGTTGATGACCACCGGCACGACTGAGGTGACCATCCACAACGGCGATTCCAAGGTCATGGTCACCATGGAGGCCTACCGCGCCCGCGATATTCGTGTGCCCGGCGCGCAGGCCTCCAACATCCGCATCGAGCCACAGCGCCGCACCGGAATTGCGGAGGCGTCCATCGTGGACCAGCCCACCCCGCGGCGCCTCGTCACCGTGCCTGATACCTCGCCGGAGGCCGAGCAGTTCCTCTTCCAGCAGGACAACGAGCACATCCTCATCCGCTCCTTCACCGCCCCGCGCGATATGACGGTGCGGGTCTCCGGCGAGAAGACCGTGCTTGTCGACGGCCACGCTTTCCCGCCTGGCTCCACCCTCGATCTGACCGCCGGGCAGCACCTCCTGCGCACCACCGGCGACTGGGCAGCGTTGACCGATACCGCGTCTTCCCTGCCCGATCCCCTCCCCGCCTCCTCTCACGCATCTTCTGCGGACTCAGCCGCTTCTTCTAACCAGGAAGCCGTCGCAGCCGACCCATCCAACTCCGGCTATACTCCGCTCGCCTCCGGCGAGCCCATCGAGCCTGCCGACCACGACCGCCTTCTCATCACCGGGCGTGCTTTCAACGAGGGCTTGCGCGGCGAGCTGCGCTCCCCCAACACAGCCGCGGTCTCGACACCAGGTTCAGCACCAAACTCAGCGCCGGCCACTAGCTCGGAACCGCTGGCCCTCGAACCGCGTTCCATCGATGCGGACACGCAGGCCTTCCTCGTCCCCGCCGGTGCCAGTGGCACCTTCCACATGTCTTTTGCTGCCGACCGCGCCTATCGCGTCGGCTTGGGCCTCGGCGGCGCGCTCGCCGCGCTGACCACCGCGCTGTGCCTGCTCGTCATGGCCCGCGGTCCCCGTTCCCAAGCCACTGCCCCATCCGCGACTTACGCAGCACACGATTCAGCCGCAACCGGCCCAGTCGCCGATGCCGCCCTCCCGGCATCCTCCACGGATTCCCAAACGGCCTTCCCCGCCCATGTTGCCCACTCGTCTCTCTCAGCGCGTGTCCTTCTGGCACTACTCATCGCGGCAACGATGGCGCTCGTCGCGGGTCTTCCCGGTGTTGCCGCCGCTGCCGCGGCGTGGGCCATCACTCGCTGGACCACGCTGCGCCCCGACTACCTGGCGGGCGCGCTCACCTTGGCCGCGGGCGCGATGCTCGCCCGCGCACCCTGGCCCGCAGAGGGCTACGCCGGCGATTCGCTGCTCGTGCAACTGCTGTGCGTCGCGGCTCTCACGTGCGCCTGCCTCCCACCCCGCCGCACGCCCTAG
- a CDS encoding acyltransferase family protein, which produces MRFLPELEGVRALAALAVVITHVSFQTATGWAWAERLDYGVAVFFVLSGFLLWRRRHAHTAGQYLLSRVARLAPLYVVCVVAVLALLPDASPLTLPQVITNVTGTQLYIADGLVPGLTQLWSLCVEFAFYAVLPLLAWGLDRFSARLRVVLLAVAGVLSLFWGFLPFVAGYESGDVNTQIWPPAYFSWFAVGMLAAEAEAARVRLRAGRIVRPVCWVVAVGCVWLASREWFGPQGLVHPEPGEFARRIAVGAVCGACIVVPVALSPRESWLASEWMRALGRWSYGVFMWHVAVLAIAFPLLGVSAFSGSVWDFVVVLAFTVVVSCVLSAATYALVEVPGRDLIRSLAFTRGRIAVPRSLPRRAADSASASGSGSPANVAGSTSSTGSTGSVGP; this is translated from the coding sequence ATGCGCTTTCTCCCTGAGCTCGAAGGCGTGCGTGCGCTGGCCGCGCTGGCGGTCGTGATCACGCACGTGTCCTTCCAGACGGCCACCGGCTGGGCCTGGGCTGAGCGCTTGGATTACGGGGTAGCGGTCTTCTTCGTGCTCAGCGGATTCTTGCTGTGGCGCCGGCGGCATGCGCACACGGCGGGGCAGTATCTTCTTTCCCGCGTGGCGCGTTTGGCACCGCTGTATGTCGTGTGCGTGGTGGCGGTACTCGCCTTGCTTCCCGACGCCTCCCCCCTAACCCTCCCGCAAGTCATCACTAACGTGACGGGCACGCAGCTCTATATTGCTGACGGCCTGGTTCCTGGGTTAACGCAATTGTGGTCGCTGTGCGTGGAGTTCGCTTTCTACGCGGTGTTGCCGTTGTTGGCGTGGGGGTTGGATAGGTTTTCTGCGCGTTTAAGGGTTGTGCTTCTTGCGGTTGCTGGCGTACTGAGTTTGTTCTGGGGCTTCCTGCCATTCGTAGCCGGTTATGAATCCGGGGATGTCAATACTCAGATTTGGCCGCCGGCGTATTTCTCGTGGTTCGCGGTGGGGATGCTGGCCGCGGAGGCGGAGGCCGCGCGGGTACGCCTGCGCGCCGGGCGGATTGTGCGTCCGGTCTGCTGGGTGGTGGCCGTGGGCTGCGTGTGGCTGGCGAGCCGCGAGTGGTTCGGACCGCAGGGGTTGGTGCATCCTGAGCCTGGCGAGTTTGCGCGCCGCATCGCGGTGGGTGCTGTGTGCGGGGCCTGCATCGTGGTGCCGGTAGCGCTGTCGCCGCGGGAAAGCTGGCTGGCCTCCGAGTGGATGCGGGCGCTGGGCCGCTGGTCTTATGGGGTTTTCATGTGGCATGTGGCGGTGCTGGCCATTGCCTTCCCGCTGTTGGGTGTGTCTGCCTTCTCCGGCTCAGTGTGGGATTTCGTGGTGGTGCTGGCTTTTACGGTGGTGGTCAGCTGTGTGCTGTCTGCCGCGACCTACGCGCTAGTCGAGGTCCCCGGCCGCGACCTCATCCGCTCTCTCGCCTTTACTCGCGGCCGCATCGCCGTCCCGCGTTCCCTGCCGCGCCGCGCCGCCGATTCTGCGAGCGCTTCCGGTTCCGGATCCCCTGCCAACGTCGCTGGTTCTACTAGTTCTACTGGTTCTACCGGTTCGGTGGGGCCGTAG
- a CDS encoding DUF3068 domain-containing protein, with protein MFLRSRLAQVTIAAAVFLLLGSILPPLYNNQSRPLPRDLNLEIHAEHDGVTFTRHTTTAPAMKDSVARAQSTTDLTLNGETIAHITEESQLNRESAYPVAGPNTTQHIELPAFDVQVEDRVERDGISYFFPSGAEQRSYPFFDPLTQDTEPIDFLRDEKLDSIPTYVFHQDVAPVSLGEVFAFDAHRSGPAGDFYSAESLERYNLKPNSHVILEPFYAVSRTVWVEPTTGTIVNEEEHPRIFWATDVRQAQAMVDADDTQERALLDVPLSWSDSTRTERLDSVRGVIDTVKILSLVGWLGKAIGVALLAVAAAMFMRRHSAQSA; from the coding sequence GTGTTCCTTCGCTCCCGCCTAGCGCAGGTGACGATTGCCGCCGCGGTGTTCCTCCTACTCGGGTCCATCCTTCCGCCGCTGTATAACAACCAGTCCCGCCCCCTGCCCAGGGACCTCAACCTAGAGATCCACGCGGAGCACGACGGAGTCACGTTTACCCGCCACACCACCACCGCCCCCGCGATGAAGGATTCCGTGGCCCGCGCGCAGTCCACCACTGACCTCACCTTAAACGGCGAGACCATCGCGCACATCACCGAGGAATCCCAGCTCAACCGCGAATCCGCCTACCCGGTGGCGGGGCCGAATACGACTCAGCACATCGAGCTGCCCGCCTTCGACGTGCAGGTGGAAGACCGAGTGGAGCGCGACGGCATCAGCTATTTCTTCCCTTCCGGCGCGGAGCAGCGCTCCTATCCTTTCTTCGATCCGCTGACACAGGACACGGAGCCCATCGACTTCCTGCGCGATGAAAAACTCGACAGCATCCCCACCTACGTCTTTCACCAGGATGTCGCGCCGGTCTCGCTCGGGGAGGTCTTCGCCTTCGACGCCCACCGCTCCGGCCCCGCGGGCGATTTTTACTCCGCGGAGTCCCTGGAGCGCTACAACCTCAAGCCGAATTCGCACGTCATCCTCGAGCCTTTCTACGCGGTGAGCCGCACGGTGTGGGTTGAGCCCACGACCGGCACCATCGTCAACGAGGAGGAACACCCGCGCATCTTCTGGGCCACCGACGTGCGCCAGGCCCAGGCCATGGTCGACGCCGATGACACACAAGAACGCGCGCTTCTCGACGTCCCCCTCTCCTGGTCCGACTCCACCCGCACCGAACGCCTCGACTCGGTTCGCGGGGTCATCGACACGGTCAAGATCTTGAGCCTCGTGGGCTGGTTGGGCAAGGCCATCGGCGTGGCGTTGTTGGCGGTGGCGGCCGCGATGTTTATGCGCCGTCATTCGGCGCAGAGCGCATAG
- a CDS encoding glycosyltransferase family 4 protein — translation MKILLLCWRDSTHPQGGGSERYLERVGEYLAAQGHEVVFRTARHMNAAKRERRNGVLYSRAGAKFSVYPRALVAMLFGRRALRGADVVVDTHNGIPFFARLATRAPVVILTHHCHREQWPVAGPVLARLGWFLESRVVPALYRENTWVTVSEASKRDLEKLGIHGARIIENGLDPLPQHVPTLEREADIHLVTLSRLVPHKQIEHAMDTVARIPGAILDVIGSGWWESQLREYARAHGVEDRVRFRGQVTEDYKHALLARADVHLMPSRKEGWGLAVMEAAQHGVPTVGYAFGLQDSVIAGETGVLVQREEEFAQAVRTLVDDPSLRHRLGNAARELAATFSWEKTGARFEELLEAEVRTKRR, via the coding sequence ATGAAAATCCTTCTTTTATGTTGGCGCGATTCCACCCACCCGCAGGGTGGCGGTTCCGAGCGCTACCTTGAGCGCGTCGGCGAGTACCTCGCTGCCCAAGGCCACGAGGTGGTCTTCCGCACCGCGCGCCACATGAACGCCGCCAAGCGCGAGCGCCGCAACGGCGTGCTCTATTCGCGCGCTGGGGCCAAGTTCAGCGTGTACCCGCGCGCGTTGGTGGCGATGTTGTTCGGGCGCCGCGCTTTGCGCGGCGCTGACGTGGTGGTGGATACCCACAACGGCATTCCCTTCTTCGCGCGCCTGGCCACCCGGGCTCCCGTGGTGATCCTGACGCACCACTGCCACCGCGAGCAGTGGCCGGTGGCCGGGCCCGTCCTGGCGCGGCTGGGCTGGTTCCTGGAATCTCGCGTGGTCCCCGCGCTGTATCGCGAGAACACGTGGGTGACGGTCTCGGAAGCCTCGAAGCGCGATTTAGAGAAACTGGGGATTCACGGTGCGCGCATCATTGAGAACGGCCTTGATCCCCTGCCGCAGCACGTGCCCACCTTGGAGCGTGAGGCCGATATCCACCTGGTGACACTGTCGCGCCTAGTTCCGCACAAGCAGATCGAGCACGCCATGGACACCGTGGCGCGGATTCCGGGGGCGATTCTCGACGTCATCGGTTCCGGCTGGTGGGAATCCCAGCTGCGCGAGTACGCCCGGGCCCACGGGGTGGAAGACCGCGTGCGCTTCCGCGGTCAGGTCACTGAGGACTATAAACATGCGCTCCTCGCGCGCGCCGACGTGCACCTTATGCCCTCCCGCAAAGAAGGCTGGGGTTTGGCAGTCATGGAGGCGGCCCAACATGGGGTTCCCACGGTAGGTTATGCCTTCGGCCTGCAAGACAGCGTTATCGCCGGTGAGACTGGTGTGCTGGTGCAGCGCGAGGAGGAGTTCGCGCAGGCGGTGCGCACGCTTGTCGACGACCCCTCCCTCCGCCACCGTTTAGGCAACGCGGCGCGCGAGTTGGCGGCTACTTTTTCGTGGGAGAAAACCGGCGCGCGCTTCGAAGAGTTGCTAGAAGCGGAAGTGCGCACCAAGCGGCGCTAA
- the trmB gene encoding tRNA (guanosine(46)-N7)-methyltransferase TrmB: MNSADSSQNPAAQMPHGRGLQTDFNAEFNNDLDYPRLGNVTFRRGTLTDNQNALFEEHWPQLGRLLADEPLDIPAWFNREGARTIVEIGSGTGTSTAAMAPLEKDTNIVAVELYKPGLAKLLGSIVRNDIENIRMVRGDGIEVLMRMFAPESLDGIRIFFPDPWPKARHHKRRIIQSGTLNLFASRLKKGGVLHVATDHAGYAEWIDELVEVEPSLDYKGWPWPECPILTDRQVITKFEGKGLDKEHVITEYLWEKK, from the coding sequence ATGAATAGTGCAGACTCCTCCCAGAATCCCGCCGCGCAGATGCCTCATGGCCGCGGCCTCCAGACGGATTTCAACGCCGAGTTCAACAATGATTTGGACTACCCACGCCTCGGCAACGTGACCTTCCGTCGCGGCACCCTCACCGACAACCAGAATGCCCTCTTCGAGGAGCACTGGCCTCAGTTGGGACGCCTGCTTGCCGACGAACCCCTCGACATCCCCGCCTGGTTCAACCGCGAGGGCGCCAGGACCATCGTGGAAATCGGCTCCGGCACCGGAACCTCCACTGCTGCGATGGCCCCGTTGGAAAAGGACACCAACATTGTTGCCGTCGAGCTTTACAAGCCAGGCCTAGCCAAGCTGCTGGGCTCCATTGTCCGCAACGATATTGAGAACATCCGCATGGTCCGCGGCGATGGCATTGAGGTTCTCATGCGCATGTTCGCGCCCGAGTCCCTCGACGGCATCCGTATCTTCTTCCCGGATCCGTGGCCCAAGGCCCGCCACCACAAGCGCCGCATCATCCAATCCGGCACGCTCAACCTGTTTGCCTCCCGCTTAAAGAAGGGCGGCGTGCTTCATGTGGCCACCGACCACGCCGGCTACGCCGAGTGGATCGACGAGCTCGTAGAGGTCGAGCCCTCCCTCGATTACAAGGGCTGGCCCTGGCCGGAATGCCCCATCCTGACGGACCGCCAGGTCATCACCAAGTTTGAGGGCAAGGGCCTGGATAAGGAACACGTCATCACCGAGTACCTCTGGGAGAAGAAGTAA
- a CDS encoding phosphoenolpyruvate carboxykinase (GTP): MTATIKGLVGELPTKNEKLISWISESVELFQPEEVVFVDGSQEEADRLAAELVEKGTLIKLNEEKRPNSYLARSNPSDVARVESRTFICTETEEDAGPTNNWAPPAAMKEEMTEAFRGSMKGRTMYVVPFCMGPISDPDPKLGVQLTDSAYVVLSMRIMTRMGQQALDKIGENGDFVHALHSVGAPLEPGQEDVAWPCNDKKYITQFPATKEIWSYGSGYGGNAILAKKCYALRIASVMAKEEGWMAEHMLILKLTNPEGKKYHIAAAFPSACGKTNLAMITPTIPGWKAEVVGDDIAWMKLREDGLYAVNPENGFFGVAPGTNYDSNPIAMKTMEPGNTLFTNVALTDDGDVWWEEMGEAPEHLIDWHGNDWTPASTTKAAHPNSRYCVPITQCPSAAPEFDDWKGVKIDAILFGGRRADTVPLVTQAFDWNHGTMIGALLSSGQTAAAEGKVGALRHDPMAMLPFMGYNAGDYLQHWIDMGEKGGDRMPAIFLVNWFRRGEDRRFLWPGFGENSRVLKWIVDRIEGNVDAVETVVGHTARPEDIDLTGLDFDIEDVREALAVNPADWAGDMEDNKEYLTFLGSRVPSEVWDQFKALKQRVESAS; this comes from the coding sequence ATGACCGCAACTATTAAGGGCCTTGTAGGTGAACTGCCCACGAAGAACGAGAAGCTTATTTCGTGGATCAGTGAGAGCGTCGAGCTCTTCCAGCCGGAAGAGGTCGTCTTCGTAGATGGCTCTCAGGAGGAGGCTGACCGTCTCGCCGCTGAGCTCGTGGAGAAGGGCACCCTGATTAAGCTCAACGAGGAGAAGCGCCCGAACTCCTACCTGGCGCGCTCGAACCCGTCGGATGTCGCGCGCGTGGAGTCCCGCACCTTCATCTGCACTGAGACTGAGGAGGACGCAGGCCCGACCAATAACTGGGCCCCGCCGGCAGCCATGAAGGAAGAGATGACCGAGGCCTTCCGCGGTTCCATGAAGGGCCGCACCATGTACGTGGTGCCTTTCTGCATGGGCCCCATCAGCGACCCGGACCCCAAGCTCGGCGTGCAGCTTACTGATTCCGCTTATGTTGTGCTCTCCATGCGCATCATGACCCGCATGGGTCAGCAGGCTCTGGATAAGATTGGTGAGAACGGCGATTTTGTCCACGCCCTGCACTCCGTTGGTGCTCCGCTGGAGCCGGGCCAAGAGGATGTCGCGTGGCCGTGCAATGACAAGAAGTACATCACGCAGTTCCCGGCAACCAAGGAAATTTGGTCCTACGGCTCCGGCTACGGCGGAAACGCCATCCTGGCTAAGAAGTGCTACGCGCTGCGCATCGCTTCCGTTATGGCGAAGGAAGAGGGCTGGATGGCAGAGCACATGCTCATCCTCAAGCTCACCAACCCGGAGGGCAAGAAGTACCACATCGCGGCCGCCTTCCCGTCTGCCTGCGGTAAGACCAACCTGGCCATGATCACCCCGACCATCCCGGGCTGGAAGGCTGAGGTCGTGGGCGATGACATCGCCTGGATGAAGCTGCGCGAGGACGGCCTGTACGCCGTCAACCCGGAGAACGGCTTCTTCGGTGTGGCGCCGGGCACCAACTACGACTCCAACCCGATTGCCATGAAGACGATGGAGCCGGGCAACACCCTGTTCACCAACGTCGCGCTGACCGACGACGGCGATGTCTGGTGGGAGGAAATGGGCGAGGCCCCGGAGCACCTCATCGATTGGCACGGCAACGATTGGACCCCGGCTTCCACCACCAAGGCGGCGCACCCGAACTCCCGCTACTGCGTGCCGATCACGCAGTGCCCGTCTGCCGCTCCGGAGTTTGATGACTGGAAGGGCGTCAAGATTGACGCCATCCTCTTCGGCGGCCGCCGCGCAGATACCGTTCCGCTGGTGACCCAGGCCTTCGACTGGAACCACGGCACCATGATCGGCGCCCTGCTCTCCTCTGGCCAGACCGCTGCCGCTGAGGGCAAGGTCGGCGCCCTGCGCCACGACCCGATGGCCATGCTGCCCTTCATGGGCTACAACGCCGGTGACTACCTGCAGCACTGGATCGATATGGGTGAAAAGGGCGGCGACCGCATGCCGGCCATCTTCCTGGTGAACTGGTTCCGCCGCGGTGAGGACCGCCGCTTCCTGTGGCCGGGCTTCGGCGAGAACTCCCGCGTTCTCAAGTGGATTGTGGACCGCATCGAGGGCAACGTCGACGCTGTTGAGACCGTCGTGGGCCACACCGCTCGCCCGGAGGATATCGACCTCACCGGCCTGGACTTCGACATCGAAGACGTCCGCGAGGCACTTGCCGTGAACCCGGCCGATTGGGCTGGCGACATGGAAGACAACAAGGAGTACCTGACCTTCCTGGGCTCCCGCGTTCCGTCTGAGGTGTGGGACCAGTTCAAGGCGCTCAAGCAGCGTGTTGAGTCTGCCAGCTAG
- a CDS encoding DUF2613 domain-containing protein: protein MAFDSDSLNKRTLGPALGSAVVGVALGVVTILGIAQFSQADAVPNDNSVKASDAVMGGPEYGSRE from the coding sequence ATGGCATTCGACAGCGATTCCCTCAACAAGCGTACCCTGGGCCCGGCCCTGGGCAGCGCTGTCGTCGGCGTGGCGTTGGGGGTCGTGACCATCCTGGGCATTGCCCAATTCTCGCAGGCAGATGCCGTGCCGAACGATAATTCCGTCAAGGCCTCTGATGCCGTGATGGGCGGGCCGGAGTACGGCTCCCGCGAGTAG